In one Streptomyces venezuelae genomic region, the following are encoded:
- a CDS encoding acyl-ACP desaturase produces MTITSPHLGSADSWTDARLLYALEEVVEQELNRHLKVAKDWMPHEYVPFSDARNFPGFFEDGEAWEKGQSPVTDIGRIALVVNLLTEDNLPSYHHEIASLFGRDGAWGTWVHRWTAEEGRHGIVMRDYLLASRAVDPDQLEQFRMAHMSEGFESDNRHSMLHSVAYVAFQELATRISHRNTGHQSGDPVCDRMLARIATDENLHMVFYRNLLKAAFELAPDLTMQAVRDVVVNFRMPGHGMPGFERAAAQMAIGEVYNMRIHHDDVLQPVLRFLKVLEIDGLGPEGLKAQEELGFFMGGLDAEASKFDERLAARKARMAARGA; encoded by the coding sequence CGCTGGAGGAAGTGGTCGAGCAGGAACTCAATCGCCACCTCAAGGTGGCCAAGGACTGGATGCCCCACGAGTACGTCCCGTTCTCGGACGCCCGGAACTTCCCCGGCTTCTTCGAGGACGGCGAGGCGTGGGAGAAGGGCCAGTCCCCGGTCACCGACATCGGCCGCATCGCCCTGGTGGTCAACCTGCTCACCGAGGACAACCTCCCCAGCTACCACCACGAGATCGCCTCCCTCTTCGGCCGCGACGGCGCCTGGGGCACCTGGGTGCACCGCTGGACCGCCGAAGAGGGCCGGCACGGCATCGTGATGCGCGACTACCTCCTCGCCTCGCGCGCCGTCGACCCGGACCAGCTGGAGCAGTTCCGGATGGCGCACATGAGCGAGGGCTTCGAGTCGGACAACCGCCACTCGATGCTGCACTCGGTCGCGTACGTCGCCTTCCAGGAGCTCGCGACCCGCATCTCGCACCGCAACACCGGCCACCAGTCGGGCGACCCGGTCTGCGACCGCATGCTGGCGCGCATCGCCACCGACGAGAACCTGCACATGGTCTTCTACCGCAACCTCCTGAAGGCCGCCTTCGAGCTCGCCCCCGACCTGACCATGCAGGCCGTGCGCGACGTCGTGGTCAACTTCCGGATGCCGGGCCACGGCATGCCGGGCTTCGAGCGCGCCGCCGCGCAGATGGCCATCGGCGAGGTCTACAACATGCGCATCCACCACGACGACGTGCTGCAGCCCGTGCTGCGCTTCCTGAAGGTCCTGGAGATCGACGGGCTCGGCCCCGAGGGCCTGAAGGCGCAGGAGGAGCTGGGCTTCTTCATGGGCGGGCTGGACGCGGAAGCGTCGAAGTTCGACGAGAGGCTGGCCGCCCGCAAGGCGCGGATGGCGGCGCGCGGCGCCTGA